The following DNA comes from Puniceicoccus vermicola.
GGGGAGTTGCTCGTATCGTGTAGCGACTCTTCTGTATGATTTTATTCTGCAGAAGAAGTTTTCGACGATTCTTCGAAGCCTACCGATTTCCTTGTCGTAAGAGATCGTCTCTTTTCGATTCGCTTTAGGAGGGATGACGCAGAACCCTCCCGCCGATTCAATATGACTTCTGATGCGGTTGGCATCATAGGCCTTGTCGGCGAGAACGAACTTGGCTTTCAAGTTCTTGGGAAGGGTTTCGATGGCACTGACACTGTCGTGTTCATTGCCGGGAACCAAGACAAGGGAAACGGCTCTTCCGGCAAGATTTACCACAGCAGAGAGTTTTGTATTTCTGCCACCTTTGGTTTTTCCAAGTTTTTGTTGTTCAGAATCTAAGGGACTCCGGGAAGCGTCCTGATGAGCCTTGATATGGGAGCCGTCCAGCATCAAGGCGATTTCGTAGTCAGAGTGCTGTTCCGTAAGATTCTGCAGAATCCATCCCCACATGCCTGAACCACACCAGCGGCGAAAACACCGCCAAACACTGTTCCATTTTCCATAACGTTCAGGCAACTGATTCCAAATCGAGCCCGTGCACAATATCCACCAAATCCCATTGAGCGTAGCGTCAAGGTTTCCAACCGGACGCCCTCGGTGGCTTCCTACCTCAGTGCGATATAGGTTGTTAATTTTTTTAGCTCCTCGCGAACTGCGAGAGGCATTTCGTTCGACCTGTATGTTGTCACGGATGAACAATGACAAAACTATATCTCGTTGCAACATAAATTGTTAGAAAATTATTCCGACCGTTGAGAATTTGTCCACGCGGCCTAATGAGAAATCCTGAAGAGTCATCATTTTCTCATGGCTTCCACGCCGAACATTCCCACTCAGTCCCTTGCTCTAAGATGTAACCCCGAGATGTAACCCAACTCGAAAATTCGGGCCTTTTCAGGCTAATTCGGGATAACCGAAAAATTTCACGAATCCCCATAGAACCCATTCAGGATGACTCTTGTTGATTTTCGCAAAATGCTGAAA
Coding sequences within:
- a CDS encoding IS5 family transposase encodes the protein MLQRDIVLSLFIRDNIQVERNASRSSRGAKKINNLYRTEVGSHRGRPVGNLDATLNGIWWILCTGSIWNQLPERYGKWNSVWRCFRRWCGSGMWGWILQNLTEQHSDYEIALMLDGSHIKAHQDASRSPLDSEQQKLGKTKGGRNTKLSAVVNLAGRAVSLVLVPGNEHDSVSAIETLPKNLKAKFVLADKAYDANRIRSHIESAGGFCVIPPKANRKETISYDKEIGRLRRIVENFFCRIKSYRRVATRYEQLP